In Rhizobium sp. BG4, the genomic stretch ACGATGCCGAGATACTGGTCAAGCAGGCTGCCGATTGGCCCGCGGCGGCCAAACAGGATGAGCAGAAGGAAGCCGGTGACGACAGGGGGAAGAATAAGCGGCAAATGGATGATGCCGTTCAGCAGCGACTTGCCATAGAAGCGTCCGCGAGCGAGCAGCAGGGCGGCGCCAATGCCGAATGGCAGGCTTGCCACCATCGCCACGGCGGAGACGCGAAGGCTCAGCATGATGGCGGTCCACTCTTCGGCGCTGAGGCCAAGGGCATCCAAGATCGCTGTTCTCCAAAAAGATAGAAGGCTCGCTGATGTGCGAGCCTTCACGCTAAGCTGCAGAATGAAATTCCGCAATCATTTCAGTTCGATCACTTCAGGATCGTGAAGCCTTGCGCCGTGAAGAACGGAGCTGCTTTGTCGGACTTCAGGAAATCGAGATAGGCAGTCGCATCGGCATTCTTGCTCTCTGCGAGAAGCGCGACCGGGTAGATGATCGGCGGATGAGAATCGGCCGGGAAGGTGCCGACGATCGCGACGCCCTTATCGGCGGCTGCGTCGGTCTGGTAGACGATGCCGTAAGGCGCTTCGCCGCGGGAAACGAGGGCCAGCGCGGCGCGGACGCTTTCGGCAAAGGCTGCCTTCGGCTCCACGGCCTTCCAGATGCCGAGCTTGTCGAGCGCGGTCTGGCCATATTTGCCTGCCGGGACCGACTTCGGCTCGCCCATGGCAAGCTTGCCGTCGCCGATCAGGCCGGCGAGATCGAAGCCCTGCTTGATGTCGACAGGCTTGGCCTTGTCCTTGGCGGCAACCAGAACCAGGCGGTTGCCGAGCAGGTTGGAGCGCGTGTCGTCCTTGATCAGCTTCTTGCCGGCGACATAGTCCATCCAGTTGAGGTCGGCGGAGATGAAGACATCAGCCGGTGCGGCATTCTCGATCTGCTTTGCCAGCGCGCCACTTGCTGCGTAGGAAACGACGGCGTCCTTGCCGCTCTCCTTTGCCCAGGCCGCATTGGCGGCGTCGAGAGCATCCTTGAGGCTGGCTGCGGCGAAAACGGTGACCTTCTCGGCGGCTGCGGCCGGCTGCGGTAGGGTGCCGAGGCCGATAAAGCCTGCCGAAATCGCGGCAATAGCCAGTTTCATCCAATGGCGGCGGTTTTGCATGTCATTCACTCCCCAGTTCGAAATATCGAAGGGAATATATCGATCTGCTGCTGCTTTGCTAGCGATATATTTGGCAGGACATATTGCGGAAGAGCTATAGATTATGTGCCCAAGTATTGCCACAAATGACGAAGCAACCGCGACATTTTTCTCGCGATGATTGTATCTATTCTGCCGGAATCCCTTGGAGAACAAAGTAAAATAGAGTCATCTGCGGGTTGATCTTGCCGAAACTGTTTTATCTGCTGTTTAATGACGGTAGAAATATGCAGGAATCGCTATGGAATTAACAGGCATAGAGGATCAACAGTTTTGATGAACTCGACGACACGGAAATTCATCTTTCATGACTTGCAGACGATCGAGGGATACATTGATCCCCCGGATGCACTGGTGTTCCTCTCGTTGTTGCAAAGTCAAAATAGCAAGAGCCTTGCCGGCGGCATTGCCGAGATCGGCGTGTTCTACGGGCGCTCATATTACCTCTTCCGTAAAATCTGCGGTCCGGAGCAGAAGGTCGTGGCGATCGATCTCTTCGACCTCGGCCAGACCGATGACGGCGCCTCGCCGCAATATGGCCGTTTCCTAGATAGTGGTCGGCGTCTTGGACTTGCTGTCGATGAGGAGTTGGTCATCAAGGGCGATAGCACCCGGCTTTCGGCCGACGAGATCAGGGCCAAGGCGGGCGAAATCCGATTCTTTAGCATCGATGGCGGGCATATGCTGCCGCATGTCGTGGCCGACAGCCAGTTGGCGAAAGATTGCCTGGCGCCGCATGGCGTGATCGCGTTCGACGACACCTTCAATCCGGCGTGGCCGGAGGTCACAGTCGGGGTCGCCGACTTTCTGCGCGAGAATGGCTCGGAGTTCTCGGCCTTCTGCATGACGAAGTACAAGACCTATGTCTGCCGCCGCGACCACCATCAGCTCTATTACGATGTCATCGCCAAGGCGCCGGACCTGACTGCCTTCGACCATGTCGAAACGGAATTCCTGGGGTCCAAAGTTGCAAGGCTCCACAATCCAATCAGCAGGCGAATGGTCTATGAATTGATGATCCGGTCAGGAATGAGCGCCTTTTCGGAACGAGTCTACCGATAGCCCGTTCGGATTGCCGCAAAAAGCAGCATCATCATGCGAAGTATTTAGCCCAGCTTTGCGCATGATGCATTGCTGCAATGCGATATGTGATCTTCACGTTTCGATCGATTATGGTAAAACATGCTTATCGAAACGGCCACTCCTCCTCCCAGGCCGTTCGATATGGATCGGCAACACTCCTCCTCCCAGTTGTCGATCAAGTTTATGAAGCCCGACGGATCCTCCCCCGTCGGGCTTTTCATTTCTCCACACTTCCAGAATTCGTTTATTCGGCAGCCTTGCGGATTGCTGTCGAGCTCAAGGCAGAGCGCGGTCCGTGGATGAAGGTCCAAGCGGGCGCCGGCTTCTTCCAGAGCGCCCTTGCGTCATCCTCATCGATACGCGCAAAGGCGAAGGTCTTGGCCATTTTCGAAGAGAGATAGGAGAGCGTCGAGCCGGGCCGGTCGATCACGGCGATCGGGAAGGTTCGGGCGATATCCTGCCACTTCTGCCATTTGTGGAAGGTTTCCAAGCTGTCGGCGCCCATGATCCAGACGAAATGGACATGCGGATTGCGCGCCTTGACCCGTGCCAGCGTATTGGCCGTGTAGCTGATGCCGATCGACTGCTCGAAGGCCGTCACCTTGATATGCGGATCGGTGGCGATTGCCTCGCTGAGCGCGATGCGCTCGGCGAGCGGCGCCAGATGATTGCGGCTCTTCAGCGGATTGCCGGGTGTCACCATCCACCAGAGTTGATCGAGACCCAGGCGGCGGATAGCGATCTCGGCCACCAGTGCGTGGCCCTGGTGCGGCGGGTTGAACGACCCGCCGAAAAGACCGACGACCATGCCGCGCTCGGTGTGCGGCATGCGAAGATAGCGCCGGTCGATCTCTTCTGGGATCACGTCAGGGCCGCGTCTGTCCGGTACCGCGAACGCGGTATTTGAAGGAGGTGAGCTGTTCGACGCCGACTGGGCCGCGGGCATGCATCTTGCCGGTGGCGATGCCGATTTCCGCCCCCATGCCGAACTCACCGCCATCGGCGAATTGGGTCGAGGCGTTATGCAGCAGGATGGCCGAGTCGATCTCGGTGAAGAAGCGCTCGACGACGGCAGGATCCTCGGCGATCACGGCTTCGGTGTGGTTCGACGAATAGGTCTGGATGTGCTTGATCGCGCCCGAGATACCATCGACGAGTGCAACCGAAATGACGGCATCGAGATACTCCGTCGACCAGTCTTCCTCGGTCGCAGGCTTGATGCCCGGAGCGGCCTTGAGGACATCGGCAGAGCCACGGATTTCGCAGCCGGCGGCCGCAAGTCCATCGAGAAGCGGTTTCATATGCGTTTCAGCGACGGCGCGGTCGACCAGCAGCGTCTCGACAGCGCCGCAGACGCCGGTGCGGCGCATCTTGGCGTTGACAATGATGTCCTTGGCCATGCCGAGATCGGCAGACTTGTCGACATAGATATGGCAGAGGCCTTCGAGATGGGCGAAGACCGGGACGCGGGCTTCGTTCTGTACGCGGGCGACAAGGCTCTTGCCGCCACGCGGCACGATGACGTCGATTGCGCCTTCGAGGCCGCGCAGCATGGCACCGACCGCCGCACGGTCGGTCACCGGAACCAGCTGGATCGCATGCTCGGGCAGACCGGCTTCCTTCAAGCCCTCGACCAGGCAGGCATGGATCGCCTGCGAGGAACGGCGCGAATCCGAGCCGCAGCGCAGGATTACCGCATTGCCGGCCTTCAGGCACAGCGCGCCGGCATCTGCCGTCACGTTCGGGCGGCTTTCGAAGATAACGCCGATGACGCCGAGCGGCGTGCGGGTGCGCTGGATCTTCAGGCCATTCGGCCGGTCCCAGGCGGCGATGACTTCGCCGACCGGATCCTTGAGTTCGGCAATCGTGCGGATGCCCTCGGCCATTTCGGCGACGCGCTTGTCGTTCAGCGTCAGGCGGTCGACGAAGGAAGCCAGCAGGCTGCCACCTTCGACATCCTTCAGGTCCTTGGCGTTTTCGGCGAGGATATGGGCCTTGTTGCGCAGGATCGCATCGGCCATGGCGTTCAGCGCCTTGTTCTTGCTTTCGGTGGAGGCAAAGCCCAACGGTCGTGCTGCAGCCTTTGCCTTGCGGCCGATGTCGTTCATCAGCACATCAATGTCAGGGCCCTGCACAACGGTATCAAGCATAGCTTGCGTCCTTCCTCTGCCTTTCCGATTTCGAACTTATCTGCGCCGTCATCACCATGTCGTCACGGTGGATCATCGCGGCACGGCCGGGATAACCGAGAATCTTCTCGATCTCCGCAGATTTGCGGCCGGCGATCTGGCGGGCCTCGTCGGCGTCGTAGCTCGCAAGACCACGGGCAATCTCGCGGCCCGAGGGGCCGATGATCGCAACCGTGTCGCCGCGGCTGAAGACGCCGTTGATCTTGCGCACGCCTGCGGGAAGCAGGCTCTTGCCGGCGCCGAGCGCCGTCATCGCGCCCTCGTCGATATGGAGCTCGCCGGCTGGCTGCAGCTGACCGGCAATCCAGGTCTTGCGGGCGGTCACGGGCGTTCCAGACGGTGCAAACCAGGAAGAGCGGGCGCCATTGGCGATGGCCGATAGCGGGCTATCCGTCTTGCCGGAAGCAATGATCATGGCGCAGCCGGAGGTCGTCGCAATCTTGCCGGCGTCGATCTTGGTGCGCATGCCCCCGCGCGACAGCTCGGAGGCGGCGCCACCGGCCATGGCTTCGATCTCGGGTGTGATTTCGGCGATCGTCTCAAGGAATTTCGCATCCGGGTCGAGATGCGGCGGGGCGGTATAGAGGCCGTCGATATCCGAGAGCAGGATCAGCAGGTCGGCGCCGGTCATTGTCGCGACGCGTGCGGCCAGGCGATCATTGTCGCCATAGCGGATTTCGCTGGTGGCAACCGTGTCATTTTCGTTGATGATCGGCACGGCGCCGATCTTCAAGAGCTGGTTGATGGTGGCGCGGGCGTTGAGATAGCGGCGGCGCTCTTCGGTATCGCCGAGTGTCAGCAGGATCTGCCCGGCGACGATTTCGTCGCGCGACAGGCTTTCCGACCAGGCGCGCGCCAGCGAAATCTGGCCGACGGCGGCGGCAGCCTGGCTTTCTTCCAGCTTCAGGGCGCCGGAGGGAAGATCGAGAACCGAGCGGCCGAGGGCGATAGCACCGGAGGAAACCACGAGAACATCGGCGCCCTTGGCCTTCAGCGCTGCGATGTCGGCGCACATGGCATCGAGCCAAGCCTTCTTCAGGCCCGTCTTGCGATCGACGAGCAGTGCAGAGCCGATCTTGATGACGATGCGGCGATAGCGGTCGAGCGGCTTACGCGTTGTCATCCACTTCGCCTTCTTCATCGGATGCCATATCGCGGTGACGAAGCTTCGGCGTCTTGGCGATCTTTTCAGACGAGCCGGCATTGGCCTCGGTGATGATCTCGCGCAAAGCACGCAGCACCTCGGTCATGCCCTTGCCGGTCGCTGCCGAAATCTGGAACGGGGTGCGGCCGCAGGCCTTGGCAAGTTCCTTGGTCTTCTTCTTCAGCGTTTCGTCGTCAAGCACGTCGATCTGCGACAGCGCGACGATCTCGACCTTTTCGCCGAGTTCCTCACCATAGGCTTCGAGCTCGTGGCGGACGGTCTTGTAGGCTTTGCCGACCTTCTCTTCCTGCGCGGAAACAAGATGCAGAAGAACGCGAGTGCGCTCGACATGGCCGAGGAAGCGGTCACCGATGCCGACGCCTTCGTGGGCGCCCTCGATAAGGCCCGGGATATCGGCGAGAATGAATTCCTGGCCGTCCACGGTCGCAACGCCGAGGTTCGGATGCAGCGTGGTGAAGGGATAGTTGGCGATCTTCGGGCGGGCGCGGGTGACCGAGGCCAGGAAGGTGGACTTGCCGGCATTCGGCATACCGACGAGACCGGCGTCAGCAATCAGCTTCAGCCGCATCCAGATGGTCTTTTCCTCGCCCTCAAGGCCGGGATTGGCCCAATCGGGCGCCTGGTTGGTCGAAGACTTGAAATGCGCATTGCCGAAGCCGCCGTTGCCGCCGGCTGCGATGCGGAAGCGCTGACCTTCCTCGGTGAGATCGCAGATCAGTGTTTCGCGGTCTTCTTCGAAAATCTGCGTGCCGACCGGCACCTTGAGCGTGACGTCGCCGCCATTGGCGCCGGTCCGGTTGCGGCCCATGCCGTGCGTGCCGATCTGCGCCTTGAAGTGCTGCTGATAGCGGAAGTCGATCAGGGTATTGAGCCCGTTGACCGCTTCGGCCCAGACATCGCCACCGCGTCCGCCATCGCCGCCATCGGGGCCGCCGAACTCAATGAACTTCTCGCGCCGGAACGAGACGCTGCCCGCGCCACCGTCTCCAGACTTGATATAGACCTTTGCTTCGTCGAGAAATTTCATTTTACTTCCAGTACCGGTGGCTATTAACGCGCCCCATTCGCCGCTTTCGATATAGGCGGTTCATGCGGAGGTCAAAGAATATCGTGAAGTTTGCGAGCTATAACATACAGTACGGCTTCGGTCTTGATGGGATTTACGACCTGGGACGCATTGCGGAGAGCCTCGAGCGTGCTGACGTCATCGCCCTGCAGGAGGTGACCCGAGGCTACGAGAAGAACGATTTTGCCGACATGCCGGCCGATCTGGCGGCCTTCTTTCCCGACTATTTCTGGGTCTATGGCGCGCCGTGCGATCTGCATGTTGCGGACGGCGAGGGCGGCTTTCCGCCGCGTGGCACGCGCTTCCAGTTCGGCAACATGATCCTGTCGCGTTTTCCGATCCTGTCGACGCGAACGATCCTGTTGCCGCGCAGCCGCACGGTCTCCAAGCTCAACCTGCAGCGAGGCGCGACCGAGGCGTTGATCGATATTCCCGGCCGGCCGCTGCGCGTCTATTCCGTGCATCTCGACCATGTCTGGGTCGACGAGCGCATTGCCCAGATCCGCCATCTCAACGAGCGGATCAATGCGTTCCGCCTTGAAGGCGGGTCTGTCAGTGGAGCGGCGGAGATCGGTCTGGAGGAGCTGCCTCTGCCGGAGGATTACGTCGTCATGGGCGATTTCAACATGGTGCCGGAATCGCCGGAATATTGTGCTTTCGCCGGTGCCAGGGACGGATACTATGGCCGCACCCCGCGCGTCGGCACGCCGGTCGATGCGCTTGCGGCGCTCGATGGCTATCATCCGGGAAGCTATAGCTGGATGGATCCTGGAGATCACGGAAAGCGCATGCATCTCGATTATTGTTTCGTCAGCGGCGGATTGGCAGGAAGCCTGAGAGGCGCCCATATCGATACGGAGTCTGTCGGTTCCGATCATTTCCCCATCTGGGCCGAGATCGAAATCTAGAAACGCCGCGGCGCAACCGCGGCGTTTCCTTCATGTTTCAGGCGGCCCGGGCGACTTGCAGCGCGCCGGGCTGGAGAACGGTTTCGACATGCGCCACCATGGTGTTGCGGGCGAAACTGTAGATCTCCGAGCAGCCGGTCATGCGGAAGCCGAGCTTTTCCTGCAGCCGGAGCGATGCCGGATTGTCGGCAAACACGCCGGAATGAACAGGCATGTCGGGCATCCGCCGCGAGAACCGCTCCAGAACGGCTTCGACAGCCTCGCTCATGTAGCCGCGCCGCCAGTAGTAGCGGTTCAGCCAGTAGCCGAGGTGCCAGCGGCCATGACGAAGCTCGACGGAAACCATGCCGATATGGGCATCGTCACCGTTGGTGATCGCCAGGTTCCAGCCCGGCAGGGCGCCTGAAGTGACCGGAACCAGCCAGTCCAGAGCATCCTGCCGGTGATAGGGTGCCGGGACGCGCGAAAGCATGCGCGTCACGGCAAAGTCGGACAGCGTTTCCGCCATGGCATCGGCATCGCTCAGCCGGTGAGGGCGGAGCGACAGTCTTGCCGTGCCGATAACCGGGGCGGGCCCCGGCGTCATCGGTTGGACCTTCGGCCGGTCGAGCAGGGCAGCACTCATGACAGAGCCCCCCAGCTTCTCAGCGACATCCAGGTCTTCCGGTCCAGCCGGTACCATTCGACGGGCACGTTGGATCCGAGCGCCAGCGATGCGGCAAGGCCGGATCCCTGGAACTGGAAGCCGCACTTCTGGATGACCCGCCGCGAGGCGATGTTCATCACCCGGCAACGGGCATCGATCTGGTCGATGTTTTCCCGCGTGCGGAAAACCATGTCGACCAGCGCGTGGCACGCTTCCGTCGTGTAGCCTTGACCCCAAAAGGGTTCGCCGAGCCAGTAGCCGATCTCGACGGTGCGGCCATCGGCATGCGGCTCGACACCGCAGCAACCGATAAACGCGCCGTTTTCAGCTTTGGTAATCGCATAGACGCACTTGCCGATCTCGCCATTCTTCGTGCGACGCACGAAGTCAGCGGCATCATTGGCGGTATACGGGTGCGGCATGCGCGATACCATTGTGGCGACTTTGGCGTTGTTGGCGAGATGGGAAAGGGCGTCAATGTCTTCCTCGTGCGGCGCGCGCATGACGAGCCGTTCCGATAACAAGACAGGGCAATCAGTCCTTAACCGCTCCGGCCTCAGCCGTTCCTTGGGAGACCTCTGGTCTTCCCGGGTTGACCGTGATTGGTCGACCCTGATCAGTTCGCCTTGCATGTTCAGTCCTCCTTATGGACAAAGAAAAAGGGGAGATGGCGCCCCATCTCCCCTGTTTTCTGGACTGAACCTGATACGCTCAGCCGGGTCGATGAGACGCCGGCTGTTTTAAAGCGCTACCGGCTTATTCCGCTGCTTCGGCTTTCGGCATTACAGATACGTACACGCGACCATTGGCCTTCGTTCGGTAGTCCACATTGCCTGCCGTAAGCGCAAA encodes the following:
- a CDS encoding class I SAM-dependent methyltransferase, with the protein product MNSTTRKFIFHDLQTIEGYIDPPDALVFLSLLQSQNSKSLAGGIAEIGVFYGRSYYLFRKICGPEQKVVAIDLFDLGQTDDGASPQYGRFLDSGRRLGLAVDEELVIKGDSTRLSADEIRAKAGEIRFFSIDGGHMLPHVVADSQLAKDCLAPHGVIAFDDTFNPAWPEVTVGVADFLRENGSEFSAFCMTKYKTYVCRRDHHQLYYDVIAKAPDLTAFDHVETEFLGSKVARLHNPISRRMVYELMIRSGMSAFSERVYR
- the obgE gene encoding GTPase ObgE, which codes for MKFLDEAKVYIKSGDGGAGSVSFRREKFIEFGGPDGGDGGRGGDVWAEAVNGLNTLIDFRYQQHFKAQIGTHGMGRNRTGANGGDVTLKVPVGTQIFEEDRETLICDLTEEGQRFRIAAGGNGGFGNAHFKSSTNQAPDWANPGLEGEEKTIWMRLKLIADAGLVGMPNAGKSTFLASVTRARPKIANYPFTTLHPNLGVATVDGQEFILADIPGLIEGAHEGVGIGDRFLGHVERTRVLLHLVSAQEEKVGKAYKTVRHELEAYGEELGEKVEIVALSQIDVLDDETLKKKTKELAKACGRTPFQISAATGKGMTEVLRALREIITEANAGSSEKIAKTPKLRHRDMASDEEGEVDDNA
- a CDS encoding GNAT family protein, which translates into the protein MQGELIRVDQSRSTREDQRSPKERLRPERLRTDCPVLLSERLVMRAPHEEDIDALSHLANNAKVATMVSRMPHPYTANDAADFVRRTKNGEIGKCVYAITKAENGAFIGCCGVEPHADGRTVEIGYWLGEPFWGQGYTTEACHALVDMVFRTRENIDQIDARCRVMNIASRRVIQKCGFQFQGSGLAASLALGSNVPVEWYRLDRKTWMSLRSWGALS
- the modA gene encoding molybdate ABC transporter substrate-binding protein; protein product: MQNRRHWMKLAIAAISAGFIGLGTLPQPAAAAEKVTVFAAASLKDALDAANAAWAKESGKDAVVSYAASGALAKQIENAAPADVFISADLNWMDYVAGKKLIKDDTRSNLLGNRLVLVAAKDKAKPVDIKQGFDLAGLIGDGKLAMGEPKSVPAGKYGQTALDKLGIWKAVEPKAAFAESVRAALALVSRGEAPYGIVYQTDAAADKGVAIVGTFPADSHPPIIYPVALLAESKNADATAYLDFLKSDKAAPFFTAQGFTILK
- a CDS encoding endonuclease/exonuclease/phosphatase family protein, whose amino-acid sequence is MKFASYNIQYGFGLDGIYDLGRIAESLERADVIALQEVTRGYEKNDFADMPADLAAFFPDYFWVYGAPCDLHVADGEGGFPPRGTRFQFGNMILSRFPILSTRTILLPRSRTVSKLNLQRGATEALIDIPGRPLRVYSVHLDHVWVDERIAQIRHLNERINAFRLEGGSVSGAAEIGLEELPLPEDYVVMGDFNMVPESPEYCAFAGARDGYYGRTPRVGTPVDALAALDGYHPGSYSWMDPGDHGKRMHLDYCFVSGGLAGSLRGAHIDTESVGSDHFPIWAEIEI
- a CDS encoding GNAT family N-acetyltransferase, with amino-acid sequence MTPGPAPVIGTARLSLRPHRLSDADAMAETLSDFAVTRMLSRVPAPYHRQDALDWLVPVTSGALPGWNLAITNGDDAHIGMVSVELRHGRWHLGYWLNRYYWRRGYMSEAVEAVLERFSRRMPDMPVHSGVFADNPASLRLQEKLGFRMTGCSEIYSFARNTMVAHVETVLQPGALQVARAA
- a CDS encoding nicotinate-nucleotide adenylyltransferase, with the protein product MPHTERGMVVGLFGGSFNPPHQGHALVAEIAIRRLGLDQLWWMVTPGNPLKSRNHLAPLAERIALSEAIATDPHIKVTAFEQSIGISYTANTLARVKARNPHVHFVWIMGADSLETFHKWQKWQDIARTFPIAVIDRPGSTLSYLSSKMAKTFAFARIDEDDARALWKKPAPAWTFIHGPRSALSSTAIRKAAE
- a CDS encoding glutamate-5-semialdehyde dehydrogenase, yielding MLDTVVQGPDIDVLMNDIGRKAKAAARPLGFASTESKNKALNAMADAILRNKAHILAENAKDLKDVEGGSLLASFVDRLTLNDKRVAEMAEGIRTIAELKDPVGEVIAAWDRPNGLKIQRTRTPLGVIGVIFESRPNVTADAGALCLKAGNAVILRCGSDSRRSSQAIHACLVEGLKEAGLPEHAIQLVPVTDRAAVGAMLRGLEGAIDVIVPRGGKSLVARVQNEARVPVFAHLEGLCHIYVDKSADLGMAKDIIVNAKMRRTGVCGAVETLLVDRAVAETHMKPLLDGLAAAGCEIRGSADVLKAAPGIKPATEEDWSTEYLDAVISVALVDGISGAIKHIQTYSSNHTEAVIAEDPAVVERFFTEIDSAILLHNASTQFADGGEFGMGAEIGIATGKMHARGPVGVEQLTSFKYRVRGTGQTRP
- the proB gene encoding glutamate 5-kinase, which codes for MTTRKPLDRYRRIVIKIGSALLVDRKTGLKKAWLDAMCADIAALKAKGADVLVVSSGAIALGRSVLDLPSGALKLEESQAAAAVGQISLARAWSESLSRDEIVAGQILLTLGDTEERRRYLNARATINQLLKIGAVPIINENDTVATSEIRYGDNDRLAARVATMTGADLLILLSDIDGLYTAPPHLDPDAKFLETIAEITPEIEAMAGGAASELSRGGMRTKIDAGKIATTSGCAMIIASGKTDSPLSAIANGARSSWFAPSGTPVTARKTWIAGQLQPAGELHIDEGAMTALGAGKSLLPAGVRKINGVFSRGDTVAIIGPSGREIARGLASYDADEARQIAGRKSAEIEKILGYPGRAAMIHRDDMVMTAQISSKSERQRKDASYA